Proteins encoded together in one Fimbriiglobus ruber window:
- a CDS encoding ATP-binding protein: MPKLIVLSGPDAGKQFPLTGPTVTVGRHSGNAVHLNDNRTSRRHLELRVTISGGYQLFDLQSGNGTQVNGRHVQVIDLRPGDRIELGDTVLQYAADGSEIKTREKLDTTPATHDRTRLIVRPTTEYPSAILRTVAADVGEQILARPDQAGTDWLRARLANLAVMYEAASAVSQILDVDELLGRITDLVVRTTDADHGCVMLSDPDTGELMPKTVRSRASSSGGDFVVSRTVVDHVLRTGQGVLVADAGADERFRGGESIARHQIREVICVPMKGRHETVGVLFLDTSATAALVSLPLPLESVAGPGASKFSEDHLRLAVAIAHQAGLAVEETRYYQAMVQAERLAAVGQTIAALSHHIKNIMQGVRFGSDMVRMGLADDDRALLVKGWRLVEKNQVRIDELILDMLSYSKDREPAVERTDVNGLAEEVLDVVRGRAADRGVALEWHPAVGLPLVPCDPEGIHRALLNIVTNALDATEGAAAPRVTVTTELAAGGAYAEISVTDNGPGIPAERVADMFKPFVSTKGSKGTGLGLPVSRKILREHGGDVLVETAEGRGSRFILRIPMAVAEGPTKPLD, translated from the coding sequence GTGCCGAAACTGATCGTCCTTTCCGGCCCAGACGCCGGCAAGCAGTTCCCCCTGACCGGGCCGACCGTGACCGTCGGCCGGCACTCCGGCAACGCCGTCCACTTGAACGACAACCGGACCTCGCGGCGGCACCTCGAACTGCGGGTGACGATCAGTGGCGGGTATCAACTCTTTGATCTTCAAAGTGGGAACGGTACCCAGGTCAACGGCCGACACGTTCAGGTCATCGACCTGCGGCCCGGCGACCGGATCGAACTCGGCGACACGGTCCTGCAATACGCCGCGGACGGAAGCGAAATCAAGACGCGGGAGAAACTCGACACCACCCCGGCGACCCACGACCGCACCCGCCTGATCGTCCGCCCCACGACCGAATACCCGTCCGCCATCCTGCGTACCGTCGCGGCCGACGTCGGGGAGCAGATCCTCGCCCGCCCGGACCAGGCCGGGACCGACTGGCTCCGCGCGCGGCTGGCGAATCTCGCCGTCATGTATGAGGCGGCGTCGGCCGTCAGCCAGATCCTCGACGTGGACGAACTCCTCGGCCGCATCACCGATCTGGTCGTGCGCACGACGGACGCCGACCACGGTTGCGTCATGCTCTCCGACCCGGACACCGGCGAACTCATGCCCAAGACGGTCCGCTCGAGGGCGTCCAGCAGCGGGGGCGATTTCGTGGTCAGCCGGACGGTTGTCGACCACGTCCTCCGGACCGGCCAGGGCGTCCTGGTAGCAGACGCGGGGGCGGACGAGCGGTTCCGCGGCGGCGAAAGCATCGCCCGGCACCAAATCCGGGAAGTGATCTGCGTACCGATGAAAGGACGGCACGAAACCGTCGGCGTGCTGTTCCTCGATACCAGCGCGACGGCCGCCCTCGTATCGCTTCCCCTGCCGCTGGAATCGGTCGCAGGGCCGGGCGCGTCCAAGTTCAGTGAGGACCACCTGCGCCTGGCCGTGGCGATCGCACACCAAGCGGGGCTGGCGGTCGAGGAGACACGGTACTACCAGGCGATGGTCCAGGCCGAACGGCTGGCGGCCGTCGGACAGACGATCGCCGCCCTCTCGCACCACATCAAGAACATCATGCAGGGCGTCCGGTTCGGCAGCGACATGGTTCGCATGGGGCTGGCCGACGACGACCGCGCCTTGCTCGTCAAGGGCTGGCGGCTGGTCGAGAAGAATCAGGTCCGCATCGACGAACTCATCCTCGACATGCTCAGCTACTCGAAAGACCGGGAGCCGGCGGTCGAGCGGACCGACGTGAACGGGTTGGCGGAGGAAGTCCTTGATGTGGTCCGCGGGCGTGCGGCGGACCGCGGCGTCGCCCTCGAATGGCACCCGGCGGTCGGACTTCCGCTGGTCCCGTGCGACCCCGAAGGAATTCACCGGGCCCTGCTCAACATCGTGACCAACGCCCTGGACGCCACCGAAGGGGCCGCGGCCCCGCGGGTGACGGTCACGACTGAACTGGCGGCTGGCGGCGCGTATGCGGAAATCTCAGTCACCGACAACGGACCGGGCATCCCGGCCGAGCGTGTGGCCGACATGTTTAAGCCCTTCGTGAGTACGAAGGGATCGAAGGGCACCGGTTTGGGCCTCCCCGTGAGCCGCAAGATCCTCCGCGAACACGGCGGCGACGTCCTGGTCGAAACCGCCGAGGGACGCGGCAGCCGGTTCATCCTTCGCATCCCGATGGCGGTCGCCGAAGGTCCAACAAAGCCGTTGGATTGA
- a CDS encoding enoyl-CoA hydratase-related protein: MSNSAVRIDVRPDNVAVLTLDQAGSRANVLTAALWHELEAALISLRTRIDLGGLVIASAKPGIFIAGADLKFFAGLPGPNDPTVRQFIDLGLRVLFLLESLPFPTCAAIDGAALGGGLEVALACDYRLVGTHPRVELGLPEVTLGLIPGWGGTQRLPRLIGLQHGKAMLRVGKSCDASRAVEQKLVLRQVESGQLIDAAAELLLNLPPETWDGQRRLKYEPMLLPDSTQAPEDSLQTMPAAVREVTKCVNDGVRLLLAEGINLETEAFLRLAGSDESKQLIAAFFAARKKT; encoded by the coding sequence ATGTCCAACTCCGCTGTCCGCATTGATGTTCGCCCCGATAACGTCGCTGTTTTGACACTGGACCAAGCTGGAAGCCGGGCGAACGTCCTCACCGCCGCCCTCTGGCACGAACTTGAAGCCGCGTTGATCTCGCTGCGCACGCGAATCGACCTGGGCGGCCTCGTGATCGCCAGCGCGAAGCCGGGTATCTTCATCGCCGGCGCGGACCTCAAATTTTTCGCGGGCCTCCCCGGGCCGAACGATCCGACCGTTCGCCAGTTCATCGACCTCGGCCTCCGTGTTCTTTTCCTGTTGGAATCACTCCCCTTCCCCACTTGCGCAGCGATCGACGGCGCGGCGCTCGGGGGTGGGCTGGAAGTCGCGTTGGCGTGTGATTATCGACTCGTCGGCACCCACCCGCGCGTCGAACTCGGCCTGCCGGAAGTGACCCTCGGGCTGATCCCGGGCTGGGGCGGGACACAGCGGCTTCCGCGGTTGATTGGGTTGCAGCACGGGAAGGCGATGCTGCGGGTCGGGAAAAGCTGCGACGCGAGCCGGGCAGTCGAACAGAAGCTAGTCCTGCGACAAGTCGAATCCGGGCAGTTAATCGACGCGGCCGCCGAACTCCTACTGAACCTTCCTCCCGAAACCTGGGACGGACAAAGGCGGCTCAAGTACGAGCCCATGCTTTTACCCGATTCAACACAAGCCCCAGAGGACAGCCTGCAAACAATGCCCGCCGCGGTCCGCGAAGTGACGAAGTGTGTGAACGACGGGGTCCGGTTACTGCTCGCGGAAGGCATTAACCTGGAAACGGAAGCGTTCCTCCGCCTCGCCGGGTCGGACGAATCAAAGCAGCTCATCGCCGCGTTCTTCGCGGCCCGGAAAAAGACCTGA
- a CDS encoding GDSL-type esterase/lipase family protein, translating to MTRHVLFALVGVLLVPVFASAQQPQKPPADLPRVLLLGDSIRIGYAPLVAKKLEGIATVVHPGQENCADTPSTLAGLDKWLTAANKPTVVHFNCGLHDLKFDKKTKQYQVPVEKYEKNLKEIVAKLQGATPHVVFASTTPIVDARHAARKAAFDRTEADVKTYNEAAIRAMTAAGVPVNDLHRIVADGGPDTLLGPDGTHYTPAGYDRLADAVADCIKRQLYAFNPPRLTPPASGPDAVTAYRKAEAAQDAAVPDVFRNMTVPTFPVPASRENWNTRRPDVKAKVVAALGDTPTRPAKPKARLVSAEIRPGFRLDRIMLDNGLDGEMSALLILPEKRTTPAPAILWLHSSSFDHRQLLAPNTNGGAEPLGVTFAKRGWVVFAPDAAWYGDRNGHGPAGATESTTTQQLSQHKYHLWFGRTLWGMFVRDDQIALDYLCSRPEVDVKRIGATGISMGSTRSWWLAAVDDRITAVVGVACLTRYENLIRHGQLRQHGVYYFVNGLLKHFDTEAVVSLIAPRPVLFLTGELDAGSPADGIRVIESKAGGVYQTIGAADRFRSVRYPEVGHTYTPEMRAEMLAWFDRWLK from the coding sequence ATGACCCGTCACGTTCTCTTCGCCCTCGTCGGCGTCCTTTTGGTTCCCGTATTCGCCAGCGCTCAACAGCCGCAGAAGCCTCCGGCCGACCTCCCGCGGGTTCTGCTCCTCGGCGATTCCATCCGCATCGGGTACGCCCCGCTGGTGGCGAAGAAGCTTGAAGGAATTGCCACCGTCGTCCACCCAGGACAAGAGAATTGCGCCGACACGCCGTCCACTCTGGCCGGGCTCGACAAGTGGCTGACGGCCGCCAACAAACCGACGGTCGTTCATTTCAACTGCGGCCTCCACGACCTGAAATTCGACAAGAAAACGAAGCAGTATCAGGTGCCCGTCGAGAAGTACGAAAAGAACCTGAAAGAGATCGTGGCGAAGTTACAGGGCGCGACACCGCACGTCGTCTTCGCGTCGACAACACCTATTGTTGACGCCCGACACGCCGCCCGAAAAGCCGCGTTCGATCGGACCGAGGCGGATGTCAAGACGTACAACGAAGCCGCCATCCGGGCGATGACGGCCGCGGGCGTACCGGTCAACGACCTACACCGGATCGTCGCGGATGGCGGCCCCGACACGTTGCTCGGCCCCGACGGCACGCACTACACCCCCGCGGGCTACGACCGCCTCGCCGACGCGGTGGCCGACTGCATCAAGCGGCAACTCTACGCCTTCAACCCGCCACGGCTCACGCCCCCGGCTTCCGGCCCCGACGCAGTGACAGCCTACCGCAAGGCGGAAGCCGCGCAGGACGCCGCCGTGCCGGACGTGTTCCGAAACATGACCGTTCCCACGTTCCCGGTGCCCGCGTCGCGAGAAAACTGGAACACGCGACGGCCAGACGTGAAAGCGAAAGTCGTCGCGGCTCTTGGCGACACGCCGACTCGCCCGGCCAAACCAAAAGCGCGGCTCGTCTCGGCAGAGATCCGACCGGGTTTTCGTCTCGACCGCATCATGCTCGACAACGGACTGGACGGCGAGATGTCGGCCCTGTTGATCTTGCCCGAAAAGAGGACGACCCCCGCCCCGGCGATCCTCTGGCTGCACTCATCAAGCTTCGACCACCGCCAGTTGCTCGCCCCGAACACGAACGGCGGCGCGGAACCGCTCGGCGTCACGTTCGCCAAACGCGGCTGGGTGGTCTTCGCCCCGGACGCGGCCTGGTACGGCGACCGCAACGGTCATGGCCCGGCCGGGGCGACGGAATCGACCACCACGCAGCAACTCAGCCAGCACAAGTACCACCTCTGGTTCGGCCGCACACTATGGGGGATGTTTGTCCGCGACGACCAGATCGCCCTCGACTACCTCTGTTCCCGTCCCGAAGTCGACGTGAAACGCATTGGGGCGACCGGGATCAGCATGGGCAGCACGCGGAGCTGGTGGCTGGCCGCGGTCGACGACCGCATCACGGCCGTGGTCGGGGTAGCCTGCCTGACCCGCTATGAGAACTTGATCCGCCACGGGCAACTCCGCCAGCACGGCGTTTACTACTTCGTGAATGGCCTGCTCAAACACTTCGACACGGAGGCGGTGGTCTCGTTGATCGCCCCGCGGCCGGTATTGTTTCTGACTGGCGAACTGGACGCCGGCAGTCCGGCCGACGGCATCCGCGTCATCGAGTCCAAGGCCGGCGGCGTGTACCAGACGATCGGGGCGGCCGACCGCTTCCGCAGCGTTCGCTACCCTGAAGTCGGTCACACGTACACGCCGGAAATGCGGGCGGAAATGTTGGCCTGGTTCGACCGCTGGCTGAAGTAA
- a CDS encoding SMI1/KNR4 family protein, with product MMHVDGLLIPNLLLEMLDDGRWPRTAIEASKQNLHSFVPEDRNRRLRSIFLFAPPFQTVARAVASGGKDFYSQFGALHELVPEAAIAIGDYGLGADTPILLDYQNDPANPRVIQLEWPGDNGPNYWVVIAPDFASFVQELGL from the coding sequence ATGATGCACGTCGATGGCCTGTTGATCCCCAACCTTTTGCTGGAGATGCTGGACGACGGACGATGGCCACGGACGGCAATAGAGGCATCAAAGCAGAACCTCCACTCATTCGTACCCGAAGATCGGAACCGCCGACTTCGGAGCATCTTCCTGTTCGCCCCACCATTCCAAACGGTAGCGCGAGCCGTGGCGAGTGGCGGAAAGGACTTCTATTCCCAGTTCGGCGCGTTGCACGAACTGGTGCCCGAAGCGGCAATCGCGATCGGAGATTATGGACTGGGAGCCGACACGCCGATCCTGCTCGACTACCAGAATGACCCGGCCAATCCGCGGGTGATCCAACTGGAGTGGCCCGGTGATAATGGTCCGAATTACTGGGTCGTTATCGCCCCGGACTTTGCGAGTTTCGTTCAGGAACTTGGGCTGTAG
- the pgsA gene encoding CDP-diacylglycerol--glycerol-3-phosphate 3-phosphatidyltransferase → MSSSVATSQLYLWNVPNLLSLSRLPLAIVLFACIAHSWWAVGLAVFVVAMFTDWLDGWWARRFNQLTLVGRNLDPLTDKVLIGGAFIFLIPVETAGVAPWMVTVVVCRELLITGLRGIVEAAGAKFGADWFGKLKTVLQSAVITGVFLLQTLRELPDAAELVRFLTPVQTLLLYAMLVATVGSGLQYAVKAVRLFSR, encoded by the coding sequence ATGTCGTCTTCAGTCGCTACATCACAACTGTACCTCTGGAACGTACCAAACCTGCTCTCCTTGAGCCGGCTCCCGCTGGCGATCGTTCTCTTCGCGTGCATCGCCCATAGCTGGTGGGCGGTCGGTCTGGCGGTCTTCGTCGTCGCGATGTTCACCGACTGGCTCGACGGCTGGTGGGCCCGCCGGTTCAACCAGCTCACGCTCGTAGGCCGTAATCTCGACCCGCTTACGGACAAAGTGCTAATCGGCGGCGCGTTCATATTCCTGATCCCCGTCGAAACGGCCGGCGTCGCCCCGTGGATGGTTACGGTGGTCGTTTGCCGCGAACTCCTCATCACCGGCTTGCGCGGGATCGTGGAAGCGGCCGGCGCGAAGTTCGGGGCGGACTGGTTCGGGAAGTTGAAAACAGTTCTCCAGAGCGCCGTCATCACCGGCGTCTTCTTACTGCAAACCCTCCGCGAACTCCCCGACGCTGCGGAACTGGTGCGGTTCCTGACCCCGGTTCAAACGCTGCTTCTGTACGCGATGCTGGTGGCCACAGTCGGCAGCGGATTGCAGTACGCGGTGAAAGCCGTCCGGTTGTTTTCCAGGTAG
- a CDS encoding DUF1501 domain-containing protein, producing the protein MIRYAVTPDHVSRRTALQLGTCGFGYLAFAGLAAQEAAARDAEVTKPNPLAAKPPHFAAKAKRVIFLCMTGGPSHVDTFDHKPRLTADDGKAPPSGTGRGAFAGKLLGSPWKFKKHGKSGLWMSELFPELGAHADEMCVLNGMHTNVPAHPQAFLQLHTGTSQFVRPSLGAWTLYGLGTENQNLPGFVSVNPPTGNGGAQNYGSAFLPAIYQGTRIGNEGRSVSSAKLSNIANPRLGPDAQRSQLDFVQALNKERLERDQVNPQVEGVIESYELAFRMQRDVPKVMDLSGETKETMALYGVGGTGTDDFGRQCLLARRFVEAGVRYVEVTHGNWDQHRNLRTDLARHTAAIDKPIAGLLADLKRRGLLADTLVVWSGEFGRTPFAQGTDGRDHNNKGFSAWLAGGGVKGGLTYGATDEHGFAAVTGRVHTHDFHATILHLLGLNHEKLTYRYAGRDFRLTDVAGNVVKDVVA; encoded by the coding sequence ATGATCCGTTACGCCGTTACGCCCGATCATGTGTCCCGCCGCACCGCGCTCCAACTCGGGACGTGTGGGTTCGGGTATCTCGCGTTCGCCGGGCTCGCCGCGCAGGAGGCGGCCGCCCGCGACGCGGAGGTCACGAAACCGAACCCGCTCGCCGCGAAGCCGCCGCACTTCGCCGCCAAGGCCAAGCGGGTCATCTTCCTGTGCATGACCGGCGGACCGAGCCACGTCGACACCTTCGACCACAAGCCCCGGCTGACGGCCGACGACGGCAAGGCACCGCCGTCCGGCACGGGCCGCGGGGCGTTCGCCGGCAAGCTGTTGGGGTCGCCCTGGAAGTTCAAGAAGCACGGCAAGAGCGGGCTCTGGATGAGCGAGCTTTTCCCGGAACTCGGCGCCCACGCGGACGAGATGTGCGTCCTGAACGGCATGCACACCAACGTCCCCGCCCACCCGCAAGCCTTCCTCCAGCTCCACACCGGCACGTCGCAATTCGTCCGCCCGTCGCTCGGGGCGTGGACGCTCTACGGACTCGGTACCGAAAACCAGAACCTGCCCGGGTTCGTGAGCGTCAACCCGCCGACCGGCAACGGCGGCGCCCAGAATTATGGTAGCGCGTTCCTGCCGGCCATCTACCAGGGCACCCGGATCGGCAACGAAGGGCGATCGGTCTCCAGCGCCAAGCTCAGTAACATCGCCAACCCGCGACTCGGGCCGGACGCCCAGCGGTCGCAGCTCGATTTCGTCCAGGCGCTTAACAAGGAACGTCTCGAACGCGATCAGGTGAACCCGCAGGTCGAGGGCGTGATCGAATCGTATGAGCTGGCGTTTCGCATGCAGCGGGACGTGCCGAAGGTCATGGACCTGTCCGGCGAAACGAAGGAAACGATGGCCCTTTACGGCGTCGGCGGAACGGGCACCGACGACTTTGGCCGCCAGTGCTTGCTCGCCCGGCGGTTCGTCGAGGCTGGGGTGCGATACGTCGAAGTGACCCACGGGAACTGGGACCAGCACCGCAACCTCCGGACCGACCTGGCCCGTCACACCGCGGCGATCGACAAGCCGATCGCGGGCTTGCTCGCGGACCTCAAGCGGCGCGGGCTATTGGCAGACACGCTCGTCGTCTGGTCCGGCGAGTTCGGCCGCACCCCGTTCGCCCAGGGGACGGACGGGCGGGACCACAACAACAAGGGGTTCAGCGCGTGGCTCGCCGGGGGCGGCGTAAAGGGCGGGCTCACCTACGGCGCGACCGACGAACACGGCTTCGCGGCCGTGACGGGGCGGGTCCACACGCACGACTTCCACGCGACGATTTTGCACCTGCTCGGCCTGAACCACGAGAAGCTGACGTACCGGTACGCCGGCCGGGACTTCCGCCTAACCGACGTGGCCGGGAACGTGGTCAAGGACGTGGTAGCGTAG
- a CDS encoding DUF1549 domain-containing protein, which produces MPRHLPLAAALFALAVGLTLAVGAGRAEDTPKRPGLEAAFKKFDANGDGKLSHEEFNQFVQSAPRIKAQPKAKDFLFKRLDADGDGFLTLDEFKKLADLGPKKDNDTPNKGGSLKGKTEPAPTPKNNAEATKEPTAEQVAFFEKKIRPVLVGKCYSCHSESAEKIKGGLTLDTRAGLRKGGESGPALVPGAPKKSLLIHALRGTDNSAQMPPKEKLTEDTIADFEKWIAMGAPDPRGKAGAKNANAAIDIEQGRTHWAFQPPKAAAVPAVKNVAWPKTDADRFLLAKLEEKGLTPASDADKRAILRRVTFDLTGLPPTPEELDEFLNDNSPNAFAKVVDRLLASPAFGETWGRHWLDVARYAESSGKEQNIVYPHAWRYRDYVIQAFNKDKPYARFLREQLAGDLIPAKDDAEKAEQLIATGYLAVGPKSHNEPNPLHFRLDVADEQIDAFSQGMLGMTVACARCHDHKFDPIPTHDYYALAGIFTSTETKFGIPQGGVFRQNASLIDLPTGADVPAGLVLSKTEQGFLKKRVDDLKKERDEAREQARKDKQPPIRLVGINNQIAILEKQLSHFEADGSPKKQAMGVGDKMAPRDSPVYTRGEPEKPGEIVSRGFLQVVNTVHTPPVKNGSGRRELAQWVASKDNPLTARVWANRVWLHLFGRGIVSSPDNFGTTGQPPSHPELLDYLALSLMEHGWSTKKLIRGIVLSHAYQMSSTYDAKNAATDPDNVYVWRMSKRRLGAESVRDAMLAVAGQLDITPANGSPVGRFEGPVQVLNRGGGMAVMAETNHRSVYLPIVRGQVPEVLELFDFAEPSLVTGARDDTSVPSQGLFLMNNPSVMKLAEKTATRLLGRYQSPTERVDAAFRLTFGRSPTPTEATAATTFIDSFARDSGKGRKSATEAEKAAWAAFSQALFATAEFRYVD; this is translated from the coding sequence ATGCCCCGACACCTGCCGCTGGCCGCCGCACTATTCGCCCTGGCTGTCGGACTGACGCTCGCTGTGGGAGCGGGCCGCGCCGAAGACACGCCAAAGCGACCGGGCCTCGAAGCCGCATTCAAGAAATTCGACGCGAACGGGGACGGGAAACTGTCCCACGAGGAATTCAACCAGTTCGTCCAATCAGCACCCCGAATCAAAGCCCAACCGAAGGCGAAAGATTTCCTGTTCAAGCGGCTCGACGCAGACGGCGACGGGTTCCTGACGCTGGACGAGTTCAAGAAACTCGCCGACCTGGGCCCCAAGAAAGACAACGACACCCCGAACAAGGGTGGCAGTCTCAAGGGCAAAACCGAACCGGCCCCCACGCCTAAGAACAACGCCGAAGCCACGAAAGAGCCGACGGCCGAACAAGTTGCGTTCTTCGAGAAGAAGATTCGCCCCGTCCTTGTCGGGAAGTGCTACTCGTGCCACTCCGAAAGTGCTGAGAAGATTAAAGGTGGGCTCACGCTCGACACCCGGGCCGGATTGCGGAAGGGCGGCGAAAGCGGCCCCGCGCTGGTTCCCGGGGCGCCGAAAAAGAGTCTGTTGATTCACGCACTTCGCGGAACCGATAACTCCGCCCAGATGCCGCCGAAAGAGAAGCTGACCGAAGACACGATCGCCGACTTCGAGAAATGGATCGCGATGGGCGCACCGGACCCGCGGGGCAAGGCCGGTGCGAAAAACGCGAACGCGGCCATCGACATCGAGCAAGGGCGAACCCACTGGGCGTTCCAACCGCCGAAGGCGGCCGCGGTTCCGGCGGTGAAAAATGTGGCGTGGCCGAAAACGGACGCCGACCGGTTCCTCCTGGCCAAACTCGAAGAGAAAGGGCTTACCCCGGCCTCGGACGCGGACAAACGGGCGATTTTACGCCGCGTCACCTTCGACCTGACCGGCCTCCCACCGACGCCGGAAGAACTGGACGAGTTCCTGAACGACAACTCGCCGAACGCGTTCGCAAAGGTCGTCGACCGCCTCCTCGCGTCTCCGGCTTTCGGTGAAACGTGGGGCCGGCACTGGCTCGACGTGGCCCGGTACGCCGAATCGAGCGGGAAAGAGCAAAACATCGTTTACCCGCACGCCTGGCGGTACCGCGATTACGTGATCCAGGCGTTCAACAAAGACAAGCCGTACGCCCGCTTCTTGCGGGAACAACTTGCGGGCGACCTGATTCCCGCAAAGGATGATGCCGAGAAGGCCGAACAGCTGATCGCGACGGGATACCTTGCTGTTGGGCCGAAGTCGCACAACGAACCCAATCCGCTCCACTTCCGGCTCGATGTAGCGGACGAGCAGATCGACGCGTTCAGCCAGGGGATGCTCGGGATGACGGTCGCGTGTGCCCGCTGCCACGACCACAAATTCGACCCAATCCCAACCCATGACTACTACGCCCTGGCCGGCATCTTCACCAGCACCGAGACCAAGTTCGGCATCCCGCAAGGCGGAGTCTTTCGTCAAAACGCCTCCCTCATCGACCTCCCGACCGGCGCCGACGTACCGGCTGGCCTCGTCCTGTCCAAGACGGAGCAAGGCTTCCTCAAAAAGCGGGTCGATGACCTGAAGAAAGAGCGTGACGAGGCCCGCGAGCAAGCCCGCAAAGACAAGCAGCCGCCAATCCGTCTCGTGGGAATCAATAACCAGATCGCCATCCTCGAAAAGCAGCTGAGCCACTTCGAGGCGGACGGGAGCCCGAAGAAACAGGCGATGGGTGTCGGCGACAAGATGGCGCCGCGGGACAGCCCAGTGTACACCCGCGGCGAGCCCGAGAAGCCGGGCGAAATCGTTTCCCGCGGGTTTTTACAAGTCGTGAACACGGTCCACACGCCGCCCGTCAAGAACGGCAGCGGCCGCCGCGAGTTGGCGCAGTGGGTGGCGTCCAAGGACAACCCGCTCACCGCCCGGGTCTGGGCCAACCGCGTTTGGCTGCACCTGTTCGGCCGCGGAATCGTCAGCTCGCCGGACAACTTCGGCACCACCGGCCAACCCCCGAGCCACCCAGAGCTGCTCGATTACCTGGCGTTATCGTTGATGGAACACGGGTGGTCAACGAAGAAACTCATCCGCGGCATCGTGTTGAGCCATGCGTATCAGATGAGTTCGACCTACGACGCGAAGAACGCGGCGACGGACCCGGACAACGTCTACGTGTGGCGGATGAGCAAGCGCCGGCTCGGGGCCGAGTCCGTCCGCGACGCGATGCTGGCGGTTGCCGGGCAGCTCGACATAACGCCGGCCAACGGCTCGCCCGTGGGTCGGTTCGAAGGCCCGGTGCAGGTACTGAACCGCGGTGGCGGAATGGCCGTGATGGCCGAAACGAACCACCGCTCGGTTTACTTACCGATCGTCCGCGGGCAGGTACCCGAGGTGCTGGAATTGTTCGACTTCGCGGAGCCGAGCCTCGTGACCGGCGCTCGCGATGATACATCCGTGCCCTCGCAGGGTCTGTTCCTGATGAACAACCCGTCGGTCATGAAATTGGCCGAGAAGACCGCGACCCGGCTCCTGGGCCGCTATCAATCCCCGACCGAGCGGGTTGACGCCGCGTTCCGCTTGACCTTCGGCCGATCGCCGACCCCGACCGAAGCGACGGCCGCCACGACGTTCATCGACTCCTTCGCCCGCGACAGCGGCAAGGGGCGGAAGTCCGCGACCGAAGCAGAGAAAGCCGCCTGGGCCGCATTCTCGCAAGCGCTCTTCGCGACAGCCGAATTCCGTTACGTGGATTAA
- a CDS encoding putative quinol monooxygenase codes for MLHVIATIEVAAGRRAELLAEFHRLVPLVRAEEGCIEYGPAVDAVTPIAVQAPVRPDVLMVVEKWASLEALQAHSKAPHMAEYRQRVVGLVQRVTLQILEPA; via the coding sequence GTGTTGCACGTTATCGCGACGATCGAAGTGGCCGCCGGCCGGCGGGCCGAGTTGCTGGCGGAGTTCCATCGTCTCGTCCCCCTCGTTCGCGCGGAAGAGGGGTGCATCGAATACGGGCCGGCGGTGGACGCCGTCACCCCGATCGCGGTCCAGGCTCCCGTCCGCCCGGACGTACTCATGGTGGTCGAGAAGTGGGCCAGTCTGGAAGCCCTCCAGGCTCACTCGAAGGCGCCGCACATGGCCGAGTACCGCCAGCGCGTGGTAGGGTTGGTGCAACGGGTCACGCTGCAAATTCTGGAACCCGCATGA
- a CDS encoding DUF4058 family protein has protein sequence MPLRDHFRPPVSRQVSWEEIHGGWPMVIVQQLKTQLPPEYVSGPKVHAGPSLGPTPTAAWTAAEPSLAIETEIPDDDEYEVRVYDADRGRTLVAVIELVSPANKDRQEKRNAFVGKCAALLRKGVSVSIVDVVTVRQFNLYAELMAFLGQSDPTLSAEPPATYAASCRWLLGERRALLETWSHTLTVGQPLPTLPLWLAPARVVPLDLERSYEKTCDDLGVR, from the coding sequence ATGCCGCTTCGCGATCATTTCCGCCCGCCAGTCAGCCGCCAGGTTTCCTGGGAAGAGATCCACGGCGGCTGGCCGATGGTCATAGTTCAGCAACTGAAGACACAACTGCCGCCAGAGTACGTATCTGGGCCGAAGGTGCATGCCGGACCCTCCCTCGGTCCGACCCCCACGGCCGCCTGGACCGCAGCCGAGCCGAGCCTGGCCATCGAGACCGAGATCCCGGACGACGACGAGTACGAGGTCCGCGTCTACGACGCCGACCGTGGCCGCACGCTGGTGGCGGTCATCGAGTTGGTCAGCCCGGCGAACAAGGACCGACAGGAGAAGCGAAACGCTTTTGTCGGCAAGTGCGCCGCCCTGCTGCGGAAAGGGGTATCGGTCAGCATCGTGGACGTGGTGACGGTCCGCCAGTTCAACTTGTACGCGGAACTGATGGCGTTCCTCGGTCAGTCGGACCCGACGCTGAGTGCCGAACCCCCCGCGACCTACGCCGCGTCGTGCCGCTGGCTGCTCGGCGAACGCCGGGCGCTGCTGGAGACTTGGTCGCACACCCTGACGGTGGGCCAACCGCTGCCCACGCTACCGCTATGGCTGGCGCCGGCGCGGGTGGTGCCGTTAGATCTGGAACGGAGCTACGAAAAGACCTGCGACGACTTAGGCGTCCGATGA